The Congregibacter litoralis KT71 genome contains a region encoding:
- the rpsT gene encoding 30S ribosomal protein S20 produces the protein MANSPQARKRARQSEKRRAHNASLRSLVRTNIKNVLAAVKTGDAEQAREAYSKAVPVIDRMADKGIIHKNKAARHKSRLNAQVKALAA, from the coding sequence GTGGCTAACTCCCCCCAAGCCCGCAAGCGCGCCCGTCAGTCCGAAAAGCGTCGCGCTCACAATGCCAGCCTTCGATCGCTGGTTCGCACCAACATCAAGAACGTGCTGGCCGCTGTAAAGACCGGCGATGCTGAGCAGGCTCGCGAAGCTTACTCCAAGGCCGTACCGGTTATCGATCGCATGGCCGACAAAGGCATCATCCACAAGAATAAGGCAGCCCGTCACAAGAGCCGCCTGAACGCACAGGTGAAGGCACTCGCTGCCTGA
- a CDS encoding AraC family transcriptional regulator produces the protein MSSSTPAPYVLILIDLAVEAGVARHDLLQGSSLAGADLSAIGARVSDDDFRTLVENTLRLTGDPALGLRLGRRLNLSAHAVLGQAFMTCRNLEEVIQLFEHYYPVLAPELTLEFSRTEDRLLICSPNSEAYLPISFGLECITAAIRNTLTGLLGDTQFPLRFEFPYPAPAHAAVYTEVLGDDVYFDCEAAVWSFPLELLDTPLPSSNPALRQLYEAECARLLADLSDSAAIGEQTRSLLRKLEGQYPKMPQVATMLNMSPRTYRRRLTEEGVSFQALLDEVRAEHATRHLRERRLPIASIAYQLGFNDPSNFRRAYRRWTGVTPGAVRNKGDEAQP, from the coding sequence ATGAGCAGCAGCACCCCCGCACCCTACGTTCTGATTCTTATCGATCTCGCCGTCGAAGCCGGCGTCGCGCGCCACGACTTACTCCAGGGCAGCTCCCTGGCGGGCGCGGATCTGAGTGCCATCGGCGCGCGGGTCAGCGACGACGACTTCCGCACACTGGTAGAAAACACCCTGCGCCTTACGGGTGACCCCGCTCTCGGCCTGCGCCTGGGACGAAGACTCAACCTCAGTGCACATGCGGTGCTGGGACAGGCATTTATGACCTGTCGCAATCTCGAAGAGGTGATTCAGCTTTTCGAGCATTACTACCCGGTGCTGGCGCCGGAACTGACCTTGGAGTTTTCCCGCACGGAGGATCGTCTGCTGATATGCTCCCCCAACAGCGAGGCTTATCTGCCCATAAGCTTTGGTCTGGAGTGCATCACCGCCGCCATCCGCAACACCCTCACGGGACTTTTAGGGGATACGCAGTTCCCCCTGCGCTTTGAGTTTCCTTATCCTGCCCCGGCTCACGCAGCGGTTTATACCGAGGTCCTGGGCGACGATGTCTACTTTGATTGCGAAGCAGCGGTCTGGAGTTTTCCCCTGGAGCTCCTCGACACTCCTCTGCCGAGCTCCAACCCTGCCCTTCGCCAGCTTTACGAGGCAGAATGTGCACGGCTGCTGGCGGATCTAAGCGACAGCGCCGCCATCGGTGAGCAGACCCGAAGCCTGCTTCGCAAACTCGAAGGGCAGTACCCGAAGATGCCGCAGGTAGCCACCATGCTGAATATGAGCCCCCGCACCTACCGCCGCCGACTCACGGAAGAGGGCGTCAGCTTTCAGGCGCTCCTCGACGAAGTCCGCGCAGAACACGCCACCCGTCACCTTCGGGAGCGACGCCTGCCCATTGCCAGTATTGCCTATCAGCTGGGCTTTAATGACCCTTCTAACTTCCGCCGCGCCTACCGGCGCTGGACGGGAGTCACGCCCGGTGCCGTGCGCAATAAGGGCGACGAGGCCCAGCCTTGA
- a CDS encoding patatin-like phospholipase family protein, giving the protein MNNRPLSIYLGREAARRIARHGWSGREITLLLGASGGPKWLILGALDRLLFGDFLMEKREAPLQAVGSSIGSWRHACLAQPDPVDALDRFEDIYVNWDYSEKPDPREISDASLSMLEHMFGNGGADALIDHRLLHSYIVTARGRGLNSARNTLALGLGMGSAAIGNAIHRRLLALHFQRVLFTSLDAPPLNLNDFGVSPAPLRPDTVAQALHASGSIPFLLAGERDIPNAPPGHYWDGGIIDYHFDLAGFEAQQLILYPHFRKDLTTGWFDKFLPWRRQRKPNAENVILLCPSDDFIASLPGGKIPDRSDFTRMPPEERIRYWRTCIERSRELAEDFQRQLDSPDPLADTQLLS; this is encoded by the coding sequence TTGAACAATCGTCCCCTAAGCATTTATCTGGGACGTGAGGCGGCAAGACGCATCGCCCGCCACGGCTGGTCCGGCAGAGAAATCACCCTGCTCCTCGGCGCCTCCGGCGGCCCCAAATGGCTTATCCTCGGGGCCCTCGACCGCCTCCTCTTCGGGGATTTTCTTATGGAGAAGAGAGAGGCGCCGCTCCAGGCCGTGGGCTCCTCCATCGGTTCCTGGCGCCATGCCTGTCTCGCGCAGCCCGACCCCGTGGATGCCCTGGACCGCTTTGAGGATATCTACGTCAACTGGGACTACAGCGAAAAACCGGACCCCAGGGAGATCAGCGATGCGAGTCTGTCCATGCTGGAACACATGTTTGGCAACGGCGGCGCCGATGCCCTCATCGATCATCGTTTGCTGCACAGCTATATCGTCACTGCCCGGGGTCGGGGACTGAACTCGGCCCGAAACACCCTGGCTCTGGGGTTGGGCATGGGCAGCGCGGCCATCGGCAATGCCATTCATCGGCGGCTGCTGGCACTGCACTTCCAGCGAGTGCTGTTCACCAGCCTCGATGCGCCGCCCTTGAACCTCAACGACTTTGGCGTGAGCCCCGCCCCCCTGCGACCCGACACCGTGGCGCAAGCGCTTCACGCCAGCGGCTCCATTCCCTTTCTCCTGGCCGGTGAGCGCGACATCCCCAACGCGCCACCGGGACACTATTGGGATGGCGGCATCATCGACTACCACTTTGATCTTGCGGGGTTCGAGGCACAGCAGCTGATTCTCTACCCCCACTTTCGCAAGGACCTGACCACGGGCTGGTTTGACAAGTTCCTACCCTGGCGGCGGCAACGCAAGCCCAATGCAGAGAACGTCATCCTCCTCTGCCCCAGCGATGACTTCATCGCCTCTCTCCCGGGCGGTAAAATTCCGGATCGCAGCGACTTTACTCGTATGCCGCCGGAAGAACGTATACGCTATTGGCGCACTTGCATTGAACGCAGTCGGGAACTGGCGGAGGACTTTCAGCGCCAGCTCGACAGCCCCGATCCTCTGGCCGACACCCAGCTCCTCAGCTAG
- a CDS encoding tyrosine-protein phosphatase, translated as MQGQDSLPGASGSDPRRHLGLEGSPNFRDAGGYACGDGAMAWGRVFRSGHLAYLTDSDRKRLADLDLDMVVDLRRVDERALEPSWLPEGVAMVGADITPASQGSAIYADSTQLGGAQAMFDFMCDINRQFVLSQTDAYKEVFARLLAEDAKRVLFHCSAGKDRTGFAVAVLQMALGVSSEDIEGDYLLSRLYYLPEEQTPRVRKKYPVEHLNDEDLRPMMEARRDYLLSALEAMTQTYGDSDGYLREGLGLQDPERRELRRRFVVAA; from the coding sequence ATGCAGGGCCAGGACTCACTGCCCGGAGCCTCCGGGAGCGACCCCCGTCGTCATCTCGGCCTCGAGGGCTCGCCAAACTTCCGCGACGCCGGCGGTTATGCCTGCGGCGATGGGGCAATGGCCTGGGGGCGGGTGTTTCGCTCGGGGCATCTTGCCTATCTCACGGACAGTGATCGTAAGCGCCTCGCGGACCTGGATCTGGACATGGTCGTGGATCTTCGTCGCGTCGACGAGCGCGCATTAGAGCCTTCCTGGCTCCCCGAGGGGGTGGCGATGGTCGGCGCGGACATTACGCCCGCAAGCCAGGGTAGCGCTATCTACGCGGATTCCACGCAGCTTGGCGGCGCCCAGGCGATGTTTGATTTTATGTGTGATATCAATCGCCAGTTTGTGCTCTCCCAGACCGACGCCTATAAAGAGGTGTTCGCCCGACTCCTCGCCGAGGACGCAAAGCGGGTGCTGTTTCACTGCTCGGCCGGCAAAGATCGCACGGGGTTTGCCGTGGCGGTCCTGCAGATGGCCCTGGGGGTGTCGTCGGAGGACATTGAGGGGGATTACCTCCTGTCCCGGCTTTACTACCTGCCCGAGGAGCAAACGCCCCGAGTGCGTAAAAAGTACCCGGTGGAGCATCTGAATGATGAGGACTTACGCCCCATGATGGAGGCCCGGCGTGACTATCTGCTCAGCGCTCTGGAGGCTATGACCCAGACCTATGGCGACAGCGACGGCTATCTGCGAGAAGGTCTGGGGCTTCAGGACCCGGAGCGTCGGGAATTGCGTCGACGTTTTGTTGTCGCCGCCTGA
- a CDS encoding 1-acyl-sn-glycerol-3-phosphate acyltransferase produces the protein MSDPFAAIRPYNDGEVRPTIGRLLGSKDFLNAMLRLRFGQGAVHFAPLLRPFARLYLRRQLAGVDTVYDLQMRIKTYVERMIEDTTAGLTVSGLEHLDSERAHLFISNHRDIAMDPALTNYALHGAGHQTLRIAIGDNLLREQWVADLMRLNKSFIVQRSVSGPRELLANSKLLARYIRSSVQEDNAPIWIAQREGRAKDGRDRTEAAVIKMLSLSRNKQEESFGDHIASLRIVPVAISYELDPCDAMKARELSQRQSAGAYEKSEQEDVASIGRGIAGNKGRVHVHFGTPLGGNFESPGEVAAAIDAQIIRGYRLRPVNLWAFEALEDAGDPGLEIAEGSCTREAFDGRIEAMSEDERPFALASYANALRSMLELNKPS, from the coding sequence GTGTCAGATCCATTTGCGGCCATCAGACCCTACAACGATGGGGAAGTGCGGCCAACGATTGGCCGTTTACTGGGATCTAAAGATTTCCTCAATGCCATGCTGCGGCTGCGCTTTGGTCAGGGGGCTGTGCACTTCGCGCCGCTGTTGAGGCCCTTTGCGCGGCTCTACCTACGGCGCCAGCTTGCCGGTGTCGATACCGTTTATGATCTGCAGATGCGCATTAAGACTTACGTTGAGCGCATGATTGAAGATACCACCGCGGGACTCACGGTATCCGGATTAGAGCATCTGGACTCCGAGCGCGCCCATCTGTTTATCAGTAATCACCGCGACATTGCCATGGATCCGGCGCTGACGAACTACGCTCTCCATGGCGCAGGACATCAGACCTTGCGCATTGCCATCGGCGACAATCTCCTCCGGGAGCAGTGGGTCGCCGACCTCATGCGGCTGAATAAGAGCTTTATTGTGCAGCGCTCCGTAAGCGGCCCCCGGGAGCTGCTGGCCAACTCCAAACTCCTGGCCCGGTACATCCGCAGCTCCGTGCAGGAAGATAACGCTCCCATCTGGATAGCTCAGCGTGAGGGGCGGGCTAAGGATGGTCGTGATCGTACGGAGGCAGCCGTGATCAAAATGCTGTCCCTTAGCCGCAACAAGCAGGAAGAGAGCTTTGGTGATCACATTGCCTCCCTGCGTATTGTGCCCGTGGCTATAAGCTACGAGCTGGATCCCTGTGACGCCATGAAGGCCAGGGAGCTGAGCCAGCGCCAGAGCGCCGGGGCTTATGAAAAGTCCGAGCAGGAGGATGTGGCGTCTATCGGACGGGGCATCGCCGGTAACAAAGGGCGGGTACATGTTCACTTTGGCACGCCCCTGGGAGGCAACTTTGAATCCCCCGGGGAGGTGGCAGCTGCCATTGATGCCCAGATTATCCGCGGCTACCGCCTGCGTCCCGTAAATCTCTGGGCCTTTGAGGCGCTGGAGGATGCTGGCGATCCCGGGCTTGAAATAGCTGAGGGGAGCTGCACCCGAGAGGCCTTTGACGGACGCATTGAGGCCATGAGCGAGGACGAGCGACCCTTTGCTTTGGCGAGCTATGCCAACGCCCTGCGCAGCATGCTGGAGCTGAACAAGCCCTCGTGA
- a CDS encoding MFS transporter, whose translation MSALLTLTSLLLSVAFLLVGHGMQLTLLPLRAAVLGHSDLQIALGGSAYFLGFIAGCLLVPRLIARAGHIRSFAVLASAMTSVLLVLGLNDSWVVWSALRFGIGFFICGLYSVIESWLNDQATEDNRGQVLSVYTFLVLISMALGQQLVNASPVASSTPFMVLAAIVALSTIPVSMTRKLAPAPIESTRTRIRLLLSRSPLAVTGALLSGAVTGAFWTLGAVFARRSLENLADVTLFMSAAIIGGALFQYPFGWLSDRVGRQNTMLLLVLLAAGTSASVALAPSTPLLLIAIFFFGATTMPIYSMALATAADNSLRHEFVEVGTSVLLLNALGAVLAPLALGQLMTIGDPSWLFWGCSGLSLFAGLIVLTQRGHKGKVDDVVPFSAAASDMAPTSFDLDPRAPEDAEGDLAPAEELPSVSDSEDDVEEAESEDISPPDDQAPDHEASHPPVFEGEWLPGDPRDRGSS comes from the coding sequence ATGTCCGCGCTCCTCACCCTGACTTCATTATTGCTGTCGGTGGCCTTCCTGCTGGTAGGTCATGGCATGCAACTCACTCTACTCCCCCTGCGGGCAGCGGTGCTCGGACACAGCGATCTACAGATAGCCCTGGGCGGATCGGCCTACTTTCTCGGGTTTATTGCCGGGTGCCTGCTGGTGCCACGACTGATTGCTCGCGCCGGACACATCCGAAGCTTTGCGGTGCTCGCCAGCGCCATGACCAGTGTGCTCCTCGTCCTCGGCCTCAACGACTCCTGGGTCGTCTGGTCAGCGCTGCGCTTTGGCATCGGCTTTTTTATCTGCGGACTTTACAGCGTAATCGAGAGTTGGCTCAACGATCAGGCCACGGAAGACAATCGCGGCCAGGTGCTGTCCGTGTACACCTTCCTGGTGCTGATTTCCATGGCCCTGGGACAGCAGCTGGTCAATGCCTCCCCCGTCGCCAGTTCCACGCCGTTCATGGTGCTGGCAGCGATCGTCGCCCTGTCCACGATTCCCGTGAGCATGACGCGGAAACTGGCGCCGGCGCCCATTGAGTCCACGCGTACCCGTATCCGCCTGCTTCTGTCCCGATCCCCCCTGGCGGTTACGGGCGCCTTACTCTCCGGCGCGGTGACCGGCGCTTTCTGGACCCTGGGCGCGGTCTTCGCACGGCGAAGTCTGGAAAACCTGGCGGATGTCACCCTGTTTATGTCCGCAGCGATTATCGGCGGGGCACTGTTCCAGTACCCCTTTGGCTGGCTGTCGGACCGGGTGGGCCGCCAGAACACGATGCTGCTTTTGGTGCTGCTCGCTGCAGGAACCAGCGCAAGCGTCGCGCTGGCGCCCTCGACGCCGCTGCTGTTGATCGCGATTTTTTTCTTTGGCGCCACCACCATGCCCATTTATTCCATGGCCCTGGCCACGGCGGCGGACAATTCCCTGCGCCACGAGTTTGTGGAAGTGGGGACCTCGGTATTGCTTCTCAATGCCCTGGGCGCTGTCCTCGCGCCCCTCGCTCTGGGCCAGCTCATGACCATCGGTGACCCCAGCTGGTTGTTTTGGGGGTGCTCGGGTCTCAGCCTGTTTGCGGGATTGATTGTCTTAACGCAGCGAGGACACAAGGGGAAAGTCGATGATGTGGTGCCCTTTTCGGCAGCAGCATCCGATATGGCGCCCACGAGTTTTGATCTGGACCCCAGAGCCCCCGAGGACGCCGAGGGCGATTTAGCCCCCGCCGAGGAACTGCCGTCCGTCTCAGACAGTGAAGATGACGTTGAGGAGGCCGAGAGCGAGGATATCAGTCCTCCGGATGATCAAGCTCCGGATCATGAGGCGTCTCACCCACCAGTTTTTGAAGGAGAATGGCTGCCAGGCGATCCCCGGGACCGGGGTTCTTCTTAA
- a CDS encoding ferritin-like domain-containing protein, whose amino-acid sequence MNIKWEEQAPRKIQQFANADYPRENPDLEDLLTDEQVDHIAEIFQTPLTGSYNWDYTVQDDRIKKLYDLGKQLNWDPEMDIDWNRPWPDEVRSPELMNLHDYEPYLAMDEKTKDEFWLHMNAWSLSQFLHGEQGALLVASQLCSCAPTLSAKLYAGSQTFDEARHVEVFNKYLQKRIGVMYPINTHLKSIIDKILVDPRWDLKFIGMQIVIEGLALSAFNTTRETTPDPVLKDVVYLVTRDEARHVTFGVNYLEEHIKTLTQEEIEERAQFAYEACVVSRERLVATDVFRHFGWDVEEARKKVLDGFVMSTFRNLLFQRVIPNLSRIGLLTDKIRPKFEELGILEFENLATDGDINWSALERPLDTEEAQSHEQSMLAAFHEKFEEQANAEEPAQQVAEAGDTPQAGGCC is encoded by the coding sequence ATGAACATAAAATGGGAAGAGCAGGCACCGCGCAAAATCCAGCAATTCGCCAACGCGGATTACCCCAGGGAGAACCCCGATCTTGAAGATTTGCTGACGGACGAGCAGGTTGATCACATCGCGGAGATTTTTCAGACGCCGCTCACGGGGTCCTATAACTGGGATTACACCGTGCAGGATGATCGCATCAAAAAGCTTTACGACCTCGGAAAGCAGCTCAACTGGGACCCGGAGATGGACATCGACTGGAATCGTCCCTGGCCCGATGAGGTGCGCTCTCCCGAGCTTATGAACCTGCATGACTATGAGCCCTACCTGGCCATGGACGAAAAAACCAAGGACGAGTTCTGGCTGCACATGAACGCCTGGAGCCTGTCGCAGTTTTTGCACGGCGAGCAGGGGGCGCTGTTGGTGGCTTCCCAGTTGTGTTCCTGTGCCCCGACACTCAGCGCCAAGCTGTACGCGGGTTCCCAGACCTTCGATGAAGCGCGGCACGTCGAGGTGTTCAATAAATACCTCCAGAAGCGCATCGGGGTCATGTATCCCATCAATACGCACCTCAAGAGCATCATCGACAAGATTCTTGTGGACCCGCGTTGGGATCTCAAGTTTATCGGCATGCAGATCGTGATTGAGGGGCTGGCCCTGTCGGCCTTCAACACGACGCGGGAAACAACGCCGGATCCCGTGCTTAAGGATGTGGTGTATCTCGTCACCCGTGATGAGGCCCGTCACGTGACCTTCGGGGTGAATTATCTGGAAGAGCACATCAAGACACTCACCCAGGAAGAGATTGAGGAGCGGGCGCAATTTGCCTACGAGGCCTGTGTGGTCAGCCGCGAGCGCCTGGTGGCAACGGATGTGTTCCGCCACTTCGGCTGGGATGTGGAGGAAGCGCGTAAAAAAGTGCTCGATGGCTTTGTGATGTCGACTTTCCGCAATTTGCTGTTTCAGCGTGTGATTCCCAACCTCAGTCGTATTGGTCTGCTGACAGATAAGATTCGCCCCAAGTTCGAAGAGCTGGGTATTCTGGAATTTGAAAATCTCGCGACTGATGGCGACATTAACTGGAGCGCCCTCGAGCGTCCCCTGGACACGGAAGAAGCCCAGTCCCACGAGCAGAGCATGCTCGCGGCTTTTCACGAAAAATTTGAAGAGCAGGCAAACGCCGAGGAGCCAGCACAGCAGGTGGCAGAGGCCGGGGATACTCCTCAGGCCGGCGGTTGCTGCTAA
- the dinG gene encoding ATP-dependent DNA helicase DinG — MSALSPADKDAIREAYTAITDARGLTPRWGQRQMIAEVANTLARLSPSMGAADTEGSPIAVIEAGTGTGKTIAYVIPALVMARALNKRLVIATATVALQEQLVHKDLPDIKKGSGLDFSFQLAKGRRRYLCLSQLDRLMARESGGGQTMGLYPDEVSPALARDALESYGLMLDALARGDWDGDRDNWSAPINDADWFPVTADQGQCTGRRCPNIRNCSFYRARDGLQEADVVVTNHDLVLSDLALGGGAILTPPEDTIYIFDEGHHLPDKALNHFASFCRLPSTLSWLGDSRKALAKGAPLLATLPGLSTVLEPLPALFDDLQLRLQQIAEKAAAIMASAGDFEEQLRFEGGVVPPDLQQATASLASQWARLTGRLITLEAGIDDALEDESFASVRDELEAWQMAVGGMLVRAEGVLSLFQDFAADAAEESPPRARWLKRRADDEELAIDLHCSHILAADILREQLWDRAAGVILTSATMTALGSFDRFRARSGVPEDGRYKIVASPFDYGKATLHVPAMKSEPGDAPAHTRELIELLPDLLDAGEGSLVLFSSRRQMNDVYDGLPVEWRSRILRQDDYSKQEILRRHRETIDDGRGAVIFGLASFAEGVDLPGGYCQHVVIAKLPFAVPDNPVDAALAEWLEAQGRNAFMEISVPDAALKLVQASGRLLRTETDVGRVTLMDRRVITRRYGRAILDSLPPFQRRIS, encoded by the coding sequence GTGAGCGCGCTCTCGCCGGCGGATAAGGATGCCATCCGCGAAGCCTATACCGCGATTACCGATGCCCGGGGACTGACGCCTCGCTGGGGGCAGCGACAGATGATCGCCGAGGTCGCCAATACCCTGGCGCGGCTATCCCCGTCTATGGGTGCCGCCGATACCGAAGGCTCTCCCATCGCTGTCATCGAAGCCGGCACGGGCACGGGAAAAACCATCGCCTATGTGATTCCCGCTCTCGTGATGGCCCGGGCGCTGAACAAGCGTCTGGTCATCGCCACGGCCACCGTTGCCCTCCAGGAGCAGCTGGTTCACAAGGACCTCCCGGACATCAAGAAAGGGAGCGGGCTCGATTTCAGTTTTCAGTTGGCCAAGGGACGGCGGCGTTATCTCTGTCTCAGTCAGCTCGATCGCCTCATGGCGCGGGAGTCGGGGGGAGGGCAGACCATGGGTCTGTATCCCGATGAGGTGTCCCCTGCCCTTGCCCGGGACGCTCTCGAAAGCTACGGCCTCATGCTCGATGCCCTGGCTCGTGGAGACTGGGATGGCGACCGCGACAACTGGTCGGCGCCCATCAACGATGCGGATTGGTTTCCCGTGACCGCCGACCAGGGACAGTGCACCGGCAGACGCTGCCCCAATATTCGCAACTGCAGTTTTTACCGGGCGCGGGACGGTCTTCAGGAAGCCGACGTGGTAGTGACCAATCACGATCTGGTGCTGTCAGACCTGGCCCTGGGGGGCGGTGCCATACTCACCCCGCCGGAAGACACGATTTACATTTTTGACGAGGGTCATCACCTTCCGGACAAGGCGCTGAATCATTTCGCGTCCTTCTGCCGTTTGCCGTCCACCCTGTCGTGGCTCGGCGACAGTCGCAAGGCTCTGGCCAAGGGTGCGCCGCTGCTGGCAACGCTCCCGGGCCTCAGCACGGTGCTGGAACCTCTGCCGGCACTTTTCGATGACCTGCAGTTGCGGCTGCAGCAGATCGCGGAAAAGGCCGCTGCCATCATGGCCAGCGCCGGTGATTTTGAAGAGCAGCTGCGCTTTGAGGGGGGCGTTGTGCCCCCGGACCTCCAGCAGGCAACGGCGTCCCTTGCCAGCCAGTGGGCAAGGCTCACCGGTCGCCTCATCACGCTTGAGGCGGGTATCGACGACGCCCTGGAAGACGAATCCTTTGCCTCGGTACGTGATGAGTTGGAGGCCTGGCAAATGGCCGTGGGCGGCATGCTTGTGCGTGCCGAGGGAGTTCTTTCCCTGTTTCAGGATTTTGCCGCGGATGCCGCGGAGGAGTCACCGCCACGGGCGCGCTGGCTCAAGCGTCGCGCCGATGACGAAGAGCTGGCTATAGATCTTCACTGCAGCCATATTCTGGCGGCGGATATTCTCCGGGAACAGCTTTGGGATCGGGCGGCCGGGGTGATACTGACCTCCGCTACCATGACCGCTCTGGGAAGTTTTGATCGTTTCAGGGCCCGCTCGGGGGTGCCCGAGGATGGCCGCTACAAAATTGTTGCCAGTCCCTTTGACTACGGCAAGGCGACGCTTCATGTGCCCGCCATGAAAAGCGAGCCCGGTGATGCGCCGGCGCATACCCGGGAGCTCATCGAGCTGCTACCGGATTTACTGGATGCCGGGGAGGGCAGCCTGGTGCTGTTCTCATCCCGCCGGCAGATGAACGATGTGTACGACGGCCTCCCGGTAGAGTGGCGAAGTCGTATCCTGCGTCAGGATGATTACAGCAAGCAGGAAATCCTCCGGCGTCATCGCGAGACCATCGATGATGGCAGGGGCGCGGTGATATTCGGCCTCGCAAGCTTTGCCGAGGGCGTGGATCTGCCCGGCGGCTACTGCCAGCATGTGGTTATCGCCAAGCTGCCCTTTGCGGTGCCGGACAATCCCGTCGACGCCGCCCTCGCTGAGTGGCTGGAGGCTCAGGGACGCAATGCCTTTATGGAAATCAGCGTGCCCGATGCGGCACTCAAGCTGGTACAGGCAAGTGGTCGCCTCCTGCGCACGGAGACCGATGTCGGGCGCGTGACGCTTATGGATCGCAGGGTGATCACCCGTCGCTATGGACGGGCGATTCTCGATTCCTTACCCCCTTTCCAGCGCCGTATCAGCTGA
- a CDS encoding YSC84-related protein: MSLGKKVFAACVALVISASTLAWDPREVGKLSKGAEEAKSQLLSDDPSMQAFFDSAAAYVVIPTVGKAGFGIGGARGKGLLFEGGEPSGIVTLTQLTIGFQWGGQAYSEFLFFENAAALEHFKAGNYELGAQASAVAVTVGASADANYSNGVAIFTRAKGGLMYEASVGGQKFSVDLSD, translated from the coding sequence ATGAGCCTCGGCAAAAAAGTGTTTGCGGCGTGTGTCGCCCTTGTTATCAGTGCGTCTACCCTGGCGTGGGATCCCCGGGAAGTGGGCAAGCTCAGTAAAGGAGCGGAAGAGGCGAAAAGCCAGCTCCTTTCCGATGATCCCAGCATGCAGGCTTTTTTTGATTCCGCGGCTGCTTACGTTGTCATTCCCACGGTGGGTAAAGCCGGTTTCGGTATCGGCGGTGCCCGCGGCAAAGGTTTGCTTTTCGAGGGGGGAGAGCCTTCGGGCATTGTCACCCTGACACAGCTGACCATTGGCTTTCAGTGGGGTGGGCAGGCCTACAGTGAATTTCTGTTTTTTGAGAATGCCGCGGCTCTTGAACATTTTAAGGCCGGCAACTACGAGTTGGGAGCCCAGGCTTCTGCCGTTGCGGTGACCGTGGGCGCCTCGGCGGATGCGAACTACTCCAACGGCGTTGCGATTTTTACCCGCGCCAAGGGCGGTTTGATGTACGAGGCCTCGGTCGGCGGTCAGAAGTTCTCCGTTGACCTTTCTGACTGA